One genomic window of Gimesia chilikensis includes the following:
- a CDS encoding MGH1-like glycoside hydrolase domain-containing protein gives MAEVEWDRLAAEVNREPGANWKRWGPYLAERQWGTVRESTADGDPWLNFTHEEATWRTYRWGEDGLLGICDRQCRLCFGLALWNGEDPILKERLFGLTGPEGNHGEDVKEAYYYLDSTPSHSYLKALYKYPQSEFPYGELREENARRSRQEQEYELTNTGIFDESRYFDIQMEYAKAADEDILIRVTIFNRGPKSAPLHFLPTWWFRNTWSWGPTLDRPSEKPNMEQIADTCLKAEHETLGEFRLFTDLGPDGETPDWLFTENETNTWRFEDPNSRRPSCKDAFHLAVVEGVEGVINPRPTGTKAAAHFKRVIPAGESVEFRLRMSAIDELPETPFGPEFDEIFAQRIDEADRFADSLVEPGLSPDEQQILRQANAGLLWTKQFYHYVIPRWLENAGKGNKEPARRLPGMPSPRNADWGHLYNRNIISMPDKWEYPWYAAWDLAFHLIPFSKIDPHFAKDQAILFLREWYMHPNGQLPAYEWNFSDVNPPVHAWACWRVYQMTASNGDRDRNFLERVFQKLLLNFTWWVNRKDIRGKHVFSGGFLGLDNIGIFDRSKPLPTGGHLEQADGTAWMAFFCSSMLSIAFELADNNPAYEDMASKFFEHYVSIAEAMNSLDGTGLWDEEDGFYYDHLHLDGRSIPLKIRSIVGLIPLFTVDVLFDETIEKLPAFRKRMEWFLKSRPNLQKFMTYMERDSETSSGGHRLLAIPTRDRLLRLLRYLLDEDEFLSDYGIRSLSKFHEEHPFEYELNGELLKVQYLPAESDSGLFGGNSNWRGPIWFPLNYLLIEALERYHTFYGKTLRVECPTRSGNYMDLQEVADEIRRRLSRLFLSDEAGDRPSYARTDVLLNDPHWRDLVLFYEYFDAETGRGLGASHQTGWTALISPILGTLASRCRQQSETGQPAAAE, from the coding sequence ATGGCTGAAGTAGAATGGGATCGTCTTGCCGCCGAAGTAAATCGTGAACCGGGAGCAAACTGGAAACGCTGGGGGCCCTACCTCGCAGAACGACAGTGGGGAACCGTGCGGGAAAGTACAGCTGACGGCGATCCGTGGCTCAATTTCACACACGAAGAGGCCACCTGGCGCACCTATCGGTGGGGAGAGGATGGGCTGCTGGGTATCTGCGACCGTCAGTGCCGACTCTGCTTCGGGCTCGCCCTCTGGAACGGCGAAGACCCGATCCTCAAGGAACGTCTGTTTGGCCTGACCGGCCCGGAAGGCAATCACGGTGAGGACGTCAAGGAAGCCTACTACTACCTCGACTCAACCCCCTCGCATTCCTACCTCAAGGCACTTTATAAATACCCGCAGTCAGAATTCCCTTATGGGGAACTCCGCGAGGAAAACGCGCGACGCTCCCGTCAGGAACAGGAATACGAACTCACCAATACCGGCATCTTCGACGAAAGCCGCTACTTTGACATCCAGATGGAATACGCCAAAGCAGCCGACGAAGACATTCTGATTCGCGTCACCATTTTCAACCGCGGACCAAAATCTGCGCCCCTGCACTTCCTCCCCACCTGGTGGTTTCGCAACACCTGGAGCTGGGGACCTACGCTCGATCGCCCCAGCGAAAAACCCAACATGGAACAGATCGCCGACACCTGCCTGAAAGCAGAGCACGAAACCCTGGGCGAATTCCGGCTCTTCACTGATCTCGGTCCGGATGGAGAGACTCCCGACTGGCTCTTTACCGAAAACGAAACCAATACCTGGCGATTTGAAGACCCGAACAGCCGCCGCCCCTCCTGCAAAGACGCCTTTCACCTGGCAGTCGTCGAGGGAGTCGAAGGCGTCATCAATCCACGCCCCACAGGCACCAAGGCTGCCGCTCACTTTAAACGCGTCATTCCCGCCGGCGAATCAGTTGAGTTCCGCCTGCGTATGTCTGCCATTGATGAATTACCGGAAACTCCCTTCGGACCGGAATTCGATGAAATCTTTGCCCAGCGAATTGACGAAGCCGATCGGTTCGCCGATTCCTTAGTGGAACCGGGGCTCTCTCCGGACGAGCAGCAGATCCTTCGCCAGGCCAATGCTGGTCTGCTCTGGACCAAACAGTTTTATCACTACGTCATTCCCCGCTGGCTCGAAAACGCCGGCAAGGGAAATAAGGAACCGGCTCGCCGCCTGCCCGGCATGCCCAGCCCCCGCAACGCTGACTGGGGACACCTTTACAACCGCAATATCATCTCCATGCCCGACAAATGGGAATACCCCTGGTACGCGGCCTGGGACCTCGCGTTTCACCTGATTCCGTTCTCCAAGATTGATCCGCACTTCGCCAAGGACCAGGCCATCCTCTTCCTCCGCGAATGGTACATGCATCCCAACGGACAGCTGCCCGCCTACGAATGGAATTTCAGCGACGTCAACCCGCCCGTGCACGCCTGGGCCTGCTGGCGCGTCTACCAGATGACCGCTTCCAACGGAGATCGCGATCGCAATTTCCTGGAACGCGTCTTCCAGAAGCTCCTGCTCAACTTCACCTGGTGGGTCAACCGTAAAGATATCCGCGGCAAACACGTCTTTAGTGGCGGCTTCCTCGGACTGGATAACATCGGAATCTTCGACCGATCTAAACCACTGCCGACAGGCGGCCACCTGGAACAGGCCGACGGCACCGCCTGGATGGCCTTCTTCTGTTCGAGCATGCTTTCCATCGCCTTTGAACTGGCCGATAATAACCCTGCCTACGAAGATATGGCGTCCAAGTTCTTCGAACATTACGTCTCGATCGCTGAGGCGATGAACTCACTGGACGGCACCGGTCTCTGGGACGAAGAAGATGGTTTCTACTACGATCATCTGCACCTTGACGGACGCAGCATCCCACTCAAAATCCGTTCCATTGTCGGGTTGATCCCCCTGTTTACCGTCGACGTTCTCTTTGATGAGACCATCGAAAAACTCCCCGCTTTCCGCAAGCGGATGGAGTGGTTCCTGAAGAGCCGCCCCAATCTGCAAAAGTTCATGACCTACATGGAACGCGATTCGGAAACCTCTTCAGGCGGCCATCGCCTGCTGGCGATCCCTACGCGCGACCGACTCTTGCGTCTGCTCCGCTACCTGCTGGATGAAGACGAATTTCTCTCCGACTACGGTATCCGCTCGCTCTCCAAATTCCATGAAGAGCATCCGTTCGAATACGAACTCAACGGCGAGCTGTTAAAGGTACAGTACCTGCCCGCCGAGTCGGACAGCGGACTGTTCGGTGGTAACTCCAACTGGCGGGGCCCCATCTGGTTCCCCCTTAACTACCTGTTGATCGAAGCCCTCGAACGCTACCACACCTTCTACGGTAAAACGCTCCGCGTCGAATGTCCGACCCGCTCGGGTAACTACATGGACCTGCAGGAAGTCGCCGACGAAATCCGCCGGCGTCTCTCCCGTCTGTTCCTCTCCGACGAAGCCGGCGATCGTCCCAGCTATGCCCGCACCGATGTCCTGCTCAACGATCCGCACTGGCGCGACCTGGTGCTGTTCTACGAATATTTTGACGCGGAAACGGGACGCGGACTGGGAGCCAGCCACCAGACCGGCTGGACCGCGTTGATCTCTCCCATCCTGGGTACCCTGGCAAGTCGCTGTCGGCAACAGTCAGAAACCGGCCAGCCCGCTGCCGCTGAGTAA